The Candidatus Neomarinimicrobiota bacterium genome has a segment encoding these proteins:
- a CDS encoding NADH-quinone oxidoreductase subunit A, whose product MVGVTYFFGGRHKDRETDLPFESGIQSTGNARIRFSAKFYLVAMLFVIFDLEVVFIFAWAIAGKELGWTGYGALAVFMVILVAGLIYEWRMGALDWKSTDRKYMRLKEVQ is encoded by the coding sequence ATGGTTGGCGTTACCTATTTCTTTGGTGGCAGGCATAAAGATCGTGAAACGGATCTCCCGTTTGAGTCGGGGATTCAATCCACCGGGAACGCCCGAATTCGATTCTCAGCTAAATTTTACCTGGTGGCCATGCTGTTCGTAATTTTTGATTTGGAAGTTGTGTTTATTTTCGCTTGGGCAATCGCCGGGAAGGAACTGGGCTGGACGGGTTACGGGGCGCTCGCAGTGTTTATGGTTATTTTAGTGGCCGGATTGATTTACGAGTGGCGAATGGGAGCGCTGGACTGGAAAAGTACCGATCGAAAATACATGCGTCTGAAGGAGGTACAATAG